Sequence from the Temnothorax longispinosus isolate EJ_2023e chromosome 6, Tlon_JGU_v1, whole genome shotgun sequence genome:
AAAAGGCTGGATTATTGAAGCAACAGCAGTCAGTGCGACAATACGCAGTTTTAAGAAAAGCATTGAGGCTCACTGTCGAGGACGAGAGTGAAATAGCACCGAAAGATATCAGTTACGTACATTCCATATATGCACCGCTGAGCGTGAGACTAGCGGAGCAACTGGTACAACTAAACGGATGGCAAGGATTGAACGACGTGATGGGATTATTACCAGGACCTACCATAAGCAGCGTCCCGTACAATGTATCCTCATCAGTAAGACGTAAGTTGAGACTAAATCTTGGTTTATTTATAgcttgtttaaaattttttttattttcaacaaaaaataaatatttatttcaggaAATTCTATTACCAGCGAAGATTCTAGTTCGGAACCACCAAAATTAATTCTAGTATTTTTTATCGGAGGATGCACTTTCGCCGAGATATCTGCTCTCCGGTTTCTATCGCAACAAGAAGACTGTAAGTGTCGTAATAGATTACGAAGTACTTGTCTGCACAAATCAATAAGTAAAGATTTATGGAATATAAATATGACGCaaacataatacaaattttcttttagtaaATGTCGAGTTCGTCGTGGGAACTACTAGGTTAATCAATGGCGACACGTTTCTCACTTCTTTGATAGAAGATTTGGAACGCACGTGAAAAGAAAACtgcttcaattaaaataccgaaatagaatatttaaatttttttgtgataacgaaaaactgtaaatatatttcttctctatttattttatattcatccaactatatatataactcttaaaaaataagaattttttaacatttatagatgttaatttatgcattttgtacatatatgcatatacatgaAAATACATTGCTGCAATAGGCGAATACATAATAagaacttttctatttatattacaaaattcgTCGTGATACAATACGCGCGATTTAAGcatttattagtattattagtATAATACGGTTTAAAAATCTCTCTGCTCGAGCTTTTCGTCGATCGATAAGTGGGAAAAATCGTTCGATGTATAATCGCACCGCGATAAGGCAGCGCGACACAACCGCCAGGAGGTTAGTTCGCAACGTGACCGGCGTAGAGCGCTACCGCCATCGCGAACGGACGGCTCTGAGAGCTCTCGCTGGCTCTCGCGCCTGGTGTGTGCCGTGTGGTGTGTACGGTGTATACGGTGCAAGTACGGTACGAAGCGGGACGAGTGAAATCGGACGTGAGTCGCAGGTGGAGGAATCCTCGCGCACGGTCCCTGCGGTCGTCCGTGGACCCATCGTCGTTCGCTGTCTCGCGCCTCGTCCGCTCTCGCGAGAGTGGAGtgctctctctcgcgcgcgcgcgcgtgctcacgcgaaagagaggagagtgtgtgagtgtgtatgtgtgtatacgtgtgtgtataGGAGCGTGCGTGACGTGCGTAtacggcaacgacgacgacggcgacgacggcacGGCGACGAGGAGGCGTGTATTGTTCCGGGGCGCGGCGCACGATTCTCACGAATCAGCAACGGGCTCGCCCGAGGGATCGCTGGGCGCTTAATTATGCCCACGGGATCGGCGGCCAGGTACAGGAAAGAGAGctgctcctcctcctcctcctccgccgCCACCTCCGCCTGAGGAGAGCGCATACACACACGGAGCCTGCGAGGCGCATGCTTTCCCCGCCCGCTCCCTCGCCATTTTGGAGGTGAATACGATTTTCTCGGCCCTTTTTTAGCCCGAACCGTGGCCCTGCCCTGGGCGAACCCAGCGGGACTTCCACCCGCCGCGGAGCCGCGGCGCGTGAGACCGCGCGATGTCGCGCCGCCACCCGAACGGACTCGGACGGGCGGATGAACGGATCAGACGGATGGACGGACGGGACCGGCCGTCGTGAGTCGTGACGCGCGCGCTATAACGCGAGGTGCATgttttcgtcgtcgtcgtcgacgtcgacggtGCAGCGTTGCACCGCGACGCGGATGGGGGGAGGTGTGGTGGAGCGCGAGGCGAACGACGGACGAGGACGGCGACGGGAAGAGGTGGGGTAGGGGGCCCGATCGGGCCGACGAGCGCCGAGGACCCAACCCTCCTTACGCCCGCATTTCTCCACCTCCTGTGAATTttctcgtcgtcgccgtcgtcgtcttcgtcgtcgtcgtcgtcgtcatcgctATCGTCCGGTCTGCCCGCAAATTTCCCTTTTCCCCTCTTTGCGAGCGAATTTCCTGACGTCGCGTCGCCACTGATCTCTCGCGAGATCGAAGGATCGCGCTCTCTCGGGGCCCGGAGGTGGCTCGCGGTTAAGGATACTTCCCCCTCGGCGCCGCGCGTCgataattctctctctcgtgcgcGCCCTGCCGAATTTTGCCTCTCGAACCCCTCTCCCCtttcctccctttctctttccctctttctctctttctcgttgcTGATCCGGTCCTGTCGCGCGACAGAAACGACGACCGCGGATAGTCTCCTCCTCTCCGCCGAGAGAATCGGCCTCCTCGATGATACACACTAGTGTCACAGTCACTCGAGGCCGCGGCGAGTAACGTGACTAACGCGACAACAATGACGGGAGTGCGGCGGTTTTCGTTCTCGTCGCTCCTACGGGAAGAACGTGCCTATTTCTGTGTCGTTTGAGCCGTTACGTGTTTTCCTCCTCGCCCTTCTCGCCATCGCGACCACGGGGGAAATCGCATTTAGATTCTCGCTCCCGCGGACGAGATAAAAAACGGAaacaacgacaacgacgacgacgacgacgacgaccggGCTCGGACAATGGGCCGAGCGTAGTAAACGTTTGTTATTGtgctttttgcatttttcgaCCCGCCGTGCTGCCGCCGTTCAGTGTGCACTTCCGTCCTTACGCTCGTAAAGCACGCGCGAGGTGCATCCGGCTCGGAGGAAGGTGCCTCCGACTTCTGATACACGAGCGGTCTCTCTCCCGAGAAGTTAAAGAGAGACGTGGACTCTTTTGATGAGCTCAAAGTTGAAAATTTCACGGGAGATTTAATTGCGAAACGTACATCGAAATTCGAGAGCATAAGTAGATAGGAAAACTGTGTTTTCGAAATAATCTTTAGCGTGAGACTGTAGTCAAACTGGAAGACTTATCGAGATCTCTTGAGAGGAAATTTTTAGGAAGACACAATTgaatatattgttttgtaACTGAATGATGATCTGGTTAATTCGTAGCACTACGTACACCATTTATCTAACTAGGCAAAGATTAATGGTGAtgctataaattaatgaaatttttaagtcaattatttatttgagagTACTTATTTTTGCTGAAAAGACATTCTTAATTAGCTGCGTGTATATGGTAACTGGTTAATAtgatttgcaaataataaaacatgtaaATTCCTTATTAAAGTCCTTATTAAAATCTGAGATGAGAATTATAGCGGTGCGATTGCACATTAATTGCTGtaactttaaattttaccTAGCTCAAAATATCTGCATctaaaacatatttcttttatagatAGAATGTTAAATTTGGGAATGGACTGACAGAGGATTCAATAAAAACAGACGGTTCGGGCAAGGAATCTAAAGATAACAGGGCAAGGTATCTGGACTAGGCCTCGGGCATCTAATTATCAACAACTCGACTATGCCAGCTGTTGCAAGGCCTGGTAGTTTAAAGGACCCAGAGATTGCCgaattatttgagaaaaatgatCCGGAGAAAATATTTGAGGATCTGCGCGAGATCGGGCATGGCAGTTTCGGGGCTGTTTACTATGCCCGATGCCTGGTTACCAAAGAAATTGTTGCCATCAAGAAAATGTCTTACCTGGGGAAGCAAACGGTGGAAAAGTGGCAGGACATTTTAAAGGAAATTCGATTTCTTAGGCAACTTAATCATCCTAACACTATAGAGTATAAGGGTTGCTATCTCAGGGACCACACTGCCTGGGTATGTGCGATACaccgaatttttatatctgttcagtcaatttgtcaatattttacatcttttaaaGTAGCCTTTTATAAACGATATTAAAACCGTGCCGTTGCGTGTCGTTTTGCAGTTGGTGATGGAATATTGTCTTGGCTCCGCATCAGACATTATCGAAGTACATAAAAGACCACTGAAGGAAGAGGAGATAGCTGCAATATGCGAAGGTGTATTGCGCGGCTTGCACTATCTTCACTCCCTCGGAAGAATTCATCGTGATGTGAAAGCTGGAAATATCCTACTTACTGAGAACGGTACAGTTAAATTAGCTGATTTTGGGTCCGCGAGTATAAAATGTCCAGCCAATAGCTTCGTAGGGACTCCGTACTGGATGGCACCAGAAGTTATATTGGCTATGGACGAGGGGCAATATGATGGCAAGGTTGACGTATGGTCATTAGGAATAACTTGCATCGAATTAGgtacgtatatttaatatttaatgtattattgaataaaatatgttgtGTATAAAAACCTATCGCATATAAGCATCAGTATCTTTTGCATATcaatgatttaaaataactgtTATCATGTTAGaatttgcacaattatttAGAATCTGAATTTATGATAATTCATTTTGTCGTGTTCAAcaaagtaacaaaataattattcgagATATTGTAAGATATTActctaatttttcaaagttctgtaatttaattaataacttaacttttctgttttatcaaagaaagagttttatcataattattatttattctagcTTAAACACAAAacttacattatttatattattgattatagCGGAAAGAAAGCCAccttattttaatatgaatgCAATGAGCGCCTTGTATCATATTGCACAAAACGACACTCCAACGTTAAATTCGCCAGATTGGACTGATGTTTTTCGGCATTTTGTCGAGGTGTGTCTCACAAAGAGTCCAATTGAGAGACCAACATCCGGGAAACTGTTATCAGTGAGTTGTCCTTATGTATATCAGCGACACTTTACATCcgtatcttttctcttttttttttattacgttgtaTGTAGTATGTTAGTAGTAGTCTAGTTGTTCTCTTATAGGCTTTCAATTTTACAGCATCAATTTGTCACGAGACCACGTTCTCCTCAAGTTTTGATAGATTTGATACAGAGAACGAAAGCTGCTGTCCGGGAATTAGATAATttgaattatcgtaaaatgaagaaaatcttAATGATCGACGCATGCGAGACTGAGAGCACAGTTGGTGACGCTGACGGTATGTTAACGTCAATTATCTATCaacacttacaattagtgaaCTTACTATTTTTacgtatctttcttttgagTATGCTAATTAAATGTTCTCTACTGATATCTCTGAATCTTGAAAACTGTAATCACTTACAGATACTCCTGATGAACAAACAGGTGGTGATAGTAGCAAAAGCAATTCAATTACCTCAGAACACTCAATTCACTCGATGGGCGTCTCAGCAAGCTCTCAAAGTTCCTCCACCAATAGCCTGCCGCTGCCGAATGCTGATGGTAATGACTACTCTTCGGGATCTGTCAGAAATCGGCATAAGGTCTCAGCAGGTGGTGTCACTGCCAATCTTCTTGAACACGGTGCcaataattttgcaacaatTAGGACAACTTCAATTGTTACGAAGCAACAAAAAGAACATATGCAAGAAGAGATGCATGAACAAATGAGTGGATATAAACGAATGAGAAGGGAGCACCAAGGTGCTTTggtaagaaattaaatattctatctAATATTACAGATTATATTGCAGAGAAATAACTTGattatgatacattttaaaacttgTATACTTAAAAGAACTAAAGTTTTATGCGCTaaatgatttaattgttttaaaatatttatacttaaataaagagatttttttaatctctatAAACAATAGTTATTAATGATTGTGATAaaactttcaaattttatattcacgatataatatttctccttttctttcacaGGTGAAATTGGAGGAACGCTGCAAGATGGAAATGGAATCACATAAACAGCTGTTGGATAAAGAGTATGAAACTCTGTTGCAACAGTTTAGTAAGGATCTCGAGAAATTGCAGCTCAGACATCTACAAGAGCTGGAACGCAAGTtaaaacaaaatcaaaatGCTGAGAAGAAACTTAATAAAGAGATAACAAGTAGACAGGAGGCTGACCGTAAAGCTCTAGAAGCTCAACAGAAAAGAGAGTACAAAGTAAGTGtcggcataaaaaaatttatcgagatatataaaattttaacacatttaattttatgtttttatacaactttatttatataggcTTATAAAGAAAGATGGAAAAAAGAACTCTCTCAGGATGAGGTAACTCCAAAGAGGCAACGAGATGCTACACTTCAAAGTCAAAAAGACAATTTGAGACAAATGGAAGCGCAAGAAGAACAACGACTTGCTAGAGGACAACGAGAATACTTGGATCTTGAAATTCGAAAATTCCGTAGAAAAAAGTTACTCATCTTCCACAGTTTGGAGCAGGAGCTTCTTCGTGAAGTTCGTATCataatgcatatattaaaaagttttttgatTACTGAAtcattgcatattttctcaaaaatcttttctacgtcgtatttctttattttttgatactaTACGAGTCACGTTTTaacaacaattaatataaaaagataatttgattgtaatttatactttttcccTGGTATTAATTCCGAGATTCAACACACTTAATTcctattaacatttttaacttttattgaaTGTGAATTTTgcattgaatatatttattaaacaggAGTTGAATAAACGGCAACAGCAGTTGGAGCAAGCacatgctatgcttctgcgacatCATGAAAAGACGCAAGAATTAGAATATAGACAACAAAGAGCGGTACACGCACTTCGTGAGGATCAAGTACATCGACAGCATTCAACGGAACTGAGTAATCAGCAAGATTATATGCAAAGAGCCGAACGTGATCTACGTAAAAAGCATGCGTTAGAACTTAAGCAACAACCGAAGAGTCTCAAGgtaaataacaatatgtaGCAGTAGGTATTGATTAAAACATTGTAAaacattgatttataaatgtttttctctgtatatttgatattgtattgacgaataaattttataattttagcaaAAGGAAATGCAAATTCGTAAACAGTTTAGAGAAACTTGTAAAATACAAACACGACAATATAAAGCATTGAAAGCTCAAACCCTACAATCAACTGCTAAGGATGAGCAAAAAGCGGTCATTAAGAAGTTAAAGGAAGAACAAAGGCGCAAATTGGCACTTTTAGGTGATCAATATGAGCAAAGTATCGCTGAAATGCTCCAAAAGCAGAGTATACGGCTAGATGAGTCACAAGAAGTAGAATGCCATAATCTTAAGGTTCGATgcgataaagatatatattattgtgtaTTGTCATGTACAGCCTTATcattatatgatattaatgaaatattaaattaattttgcaggaaagattaaattatgaattagaAATTCTAATGGCATACCAATCAAAAAATAAGATGCAAGCCGAGGCGCAGAGGAATAGGGAACGTCGCGAGTTGGAAGATCGTGTATCTGTTAGACGAGCTTTGCTTGAACAAAAAATGGAATTAGAAACTCAGGAATTCCTTCGTGAACGTAGTGAACGTATACGCTTGCTACATGAAAGGCAAGAACGGGAACTGCAACAATTTGATGAGGAAAGTGCAAGAATAGGATTCAGGTATGTGACGAGCAGAAAGTATAATATACAGTACAgagtttttttcagttttttttttgtgcaaggaatattgttatatttaccaGACGTAATCATTGTCATGTATTgtgcattataattttatagtatttttcacattatttcaGTGCTCTGGCGATAGCTGAGGCATCGAAAGAATCTTATCCGGACGATGAAAGCCTTAGCGGCTCCATGTTAAGTCTGGCTCACAGTAATAGCTCCACGTCCTTCCCCCCTAATagtctttaattttaatcattaatatacgtatacatatatatgcatgtgtatatgtatatgtatgtgtgtctGCCTGTAGTAAGTATGTACATGACGAGTCTACCGACGTATAACAATTCAATGACTTACAAATATAACAAGGGTTGGCTCGTTGCGTGCATTGAACCGAACCTGAAAGATTTGTTAAGGTTGGGAATGTGTATTGGACTGAAATTGTCCTAggcatgtattttttaatcgtcCAGATATAACAACACAATTTAccagaaaagaaagagaaagagagcttCATATTGAAGAAGAATTTAGATGCTTTTTGCaacattgtaatatttattaaacgtaaCCAAATATTTCTGAGATGCAGATAGAGATAAAAGAAAGTCTTTAAAGCATTAATCTCATTTCTAATATCCATTAGAGAATCTTAATATACATAGGTCAGACGATGTCAGCATAgagaataaagaattttatacacGCCCTATaccacagaaaaaaaatttagagacatttatttattaatatgttacaaatataataaaagtaacagtacgataattataatgctcgaattaatatatattttattctttttcccCTAAGACTTCAGATAAATCTGAGATAGCTTTCTCAGTGTGGTGGTCTGATTTTTACGTTGCTTTCATGATGAAAACTTTGAAGTTCTTCGTGATAATTGAGCATCGCGCGCAcgttagtatattttttacatatatttcaagattttaattatatacatatttcgtttaaagtaataaaaagttataatggAGAATTGTAAGTactattctaataaatttagCAGAactatcttttcttttataagtataaatatcaGTAATCAAACGTGCATTTCtcaaaaaaagatttagatTCAGGATACAACAAGTTATCCTTTTATTGCCTCTTTACTTTCCATCTCTTATATCTCAGTATGACAAATTTAAttggtaataaaattattgttgagAATTAGAAACAATTGGTATTTACTTTTCAATTCCTTTCAAGTTTCCTGCTATAAGATTCTTTAACGTTGTATCTTGGATATCttctaaatatatagtttacatataaaactaataacatgtaaaaattatttatgtgatatattaatttatgcatTGTCTTAACAAAgagttaaatatttactttctaATGGAAAATTCTTGCTAAcacgaaactttttttttttattgatctaaatattttctgcGCCATTATTAAACGAACTTATTTTCAGTTATAAGACtagttatttaatatctcacattatatatttccttTTCACTTCCGTGTCTTTATTCATACAGCATTAAATCTCAATCGagttaaaagtatttatacgttgaatatgatatttaatgaAGAGAAATAATCGCGCagattgattttaaaattacgataCAGATACCTTAAATAATAGACAATCTTAAATaagacaaattaatattattgatgcATTAACTAAATGCTCTATGCTTTTATATTGATAGTTatggtaatttattttaatttggtatgtaaattccaaaaaatattcactttttgcaatgtttcaattatatcaattatttgcattttacaattttgaacAAATGTACAACGAACGTTTGTTCCTTCACATCTgcttataagaatttaaaatttacttttcgaTCCATTGCttcattatatgtatttatattgtatcaCATACTATAAGTACATTCAAAATTTCATCCAGTACACATCccaatattatacttttacatcaaaatgtacatgtttcgtttttttcccactttttttcatatatttttattttatatgtcacGAAaccattatacatataaaatctgTATCCAAATGATTGTGACTGTTGTTCCTCCTAAATAATGTTCCGTTGTATGATAACTTAACACTTTCTTGTAAAATCAACGAAAAACAAATCGTCTCGTTTcgtattaaattcaaaaactGCGTACTGAGAAAGTGTATTTCCATTAATGATAACACTTTTAAGCAGGTGCTACTATATTATGTAGTTAATACTTAGCAATGCATACAGTCCatttatttttggattatGGAATGTCAGTaagttttattgtataaagcaTTTCATcgttatcgtaaaaaaaagtaaatttttacaattcaattataatctaatttcgttctaatatatatgtgtataatatatatatatatatgtatgtatttatataatatatatattatatatgtatatgtatgtggaGAGCAGTAAAACATGTCACCATGAAATACTTGTAAGCGATAATTGAGAAAGCCAATCAAatacttgtattatattaattaatgcgtatattacaaaaagaaagaactaatgttctataattttattttacgcttATAGCTTGAGATTCTTcacgtaaattaaaataaaaatgtttatttagttttagaagaggtaaaagtaaataattataatacagatTGAGGGGCATGAccaaaaatattgcattttatttcgtaAGCTCATAGATCTTTCTT
This genomic interval carries:
- the Tao gene encoding serine/threonine-protein kinase Tao isoform X1 — translated: MPAVARPGSLKDPEIAELFEKNDPEKIFEDLREIGHGSFGAVYYARCLVTKEIVAIKKMSYLGKQTVEKWQDILKEIRFLRQLNHPNTIEYKGCYLRDHTAWLVMEYCLGSASDIIEVHKRPLKEEEIAAICEGVLRGLHYLHSLGRIHRDVKAGNILLTENGTVKLADFGSASIKCPANSFVGTPYWMAPEVILAMDEGQYDGKVDVWSLGITCIELAERKPPYFNMNAMSALYHIAQNDTPTLNSPDWTDVFRHFVEVCLTKSPIERPTSGKLLSHQFVTRPRSPQVLIDLIQRTKAAVRELDNLNYRKMKKILMIDACETESTVGDADDTPDEQTGGDSSKSNSITSEHSIHSMGVSASSQSSSTNSLPLPNADGNDYSSGSVRNRHKVSAGGVTANLLEHGANNFATIRTTSIVTKQQKEHMQEEMHEQMSGYKRMRREHQGALVKLEERCKMEMESHKQLLDKEYETLLQQFSKDLEKLQLRHLQELERKLKQNQNAEKKLNKEITSRQEADRKALEAQQKREYKAYKERWKKELSQDEVTPKRQRDATLQSQKDNLRQMEAQEEQRLARGQREYLDLEIRKFRRKKLLIFHSLEQELLREELNKRQQQLEQAHAMLLRHHEKTQELEYRQQRAVHALREDQVHRQHSTELSNQQDYMQRAERDLRKKHALELKQQPKSLKQKEMQIRKQFRETCKIQTRQYKALKAQTLQSTAKDEQKAVIKKLKEEQRRKLALLGDQYEQSIAEMLQKQSIRLDESQEVECHNLKERLNYELEILMAYQSKNKMQAEAQRNRERRELEDRVSVRRALLEQKMELETQEFLRERSERIRLLHERQERELQQFDEESARIGFSALAIAEASKESYPDDESLSGSMLSLAHSNSSTSFPPNSL
- the Tao gene encoding serine/threonine-protein kinase Tao isoform X2; this translates as MPAVARPGSLKDPEIAELFEKNDPEKIFEDLREIGHGSFGAVYYARCLVTKEIVAIKKMSYLGKQTVEKWQDILKEIRFLRQLNHPNTIEYKGCYLRDHTAWLVMEYCLGSASDIIEVHKRPLKEEEIAAICEGVLRGLHYLHSLGRIHRDVKAGNILLTENGTVKLADFGSASIKCPANSFVGTPYWMAPEVILAMDEGQYDGKVDVWSLGITCIELAERKPPYFNMNAMSALYHIAQNDTPTLNSPDWTDVFRHFVEVCLTKSPIERPTSGKLLSHQFVTRPRSPQVLIDLIQRTKAAVRELDNLNYRKMKKILMIDACETESTVGDADGGDSSKSNSITSEHSIHSMGVSASSQSSSTNSLPLPNADGNDYSSGSVRNRHKVSAGGVTANLLEHGANNFATIRTTSIVTKQQKEHMQEEMHEQMSGYKRMRREHQGALVKLEERCKMEMESHKQLLDKEYETLLQQFSKDLEKLQLRHLQELERKLKQNQNAEKKLNKEITSRQEADRKALEAQQKREYKAYKERWKKELSQDEVTPKRQRDATLQSQKDNLRQMEAQEEQRLARGQREYLDLEIRKFRRKKLLIFHSLEQELLREELNKRQQQLEQAHAMLLRHHEKTQELEYRQQRAVHALREDQVHRQHSTELSNQQDYMQRAERDLRKKHALELKQQPKSLKQKEMQIRKQFRETCKIQTRQYKALKAQTLQSTAKDEQKAVIKKLKEEQRRKLALLGDQYEQSIAEMLQKQSIRLDESQEVECHNLKERLNYELEILMAYQSKNKMQAEAQRNRERRELEDRVSVRRALLEQKMELETQEFLRERSERIRLLHERQERELQQFDEESARIGFSALAIAEASKESYPDDESLSGSMLSLAHSNSSTSFPPNSL
- the Tao gene encoding serine/threonine-protein kinase Tao isoform X3 codes for the protein MFFGILSRCVSQRVQLRDQHPGNCYQLSILQHQFVTRPRSPQVLIDLIQRTKAAVRELDNLNYRKMKKILMIDACETESTVGDADDTPDEQTGGDSSKSNSITSEHSIHSMGVSASSQSSSTNSLPLPNADGNDYSSGSVRNRHKVSAGGVTANLLEHGANNFATIRTTSIVTKQQKEHMQEEMHEQMSGYKRMRREHQGALVKLEERCKMEMESHKQLLDKEYETLLQQFSKDLEKLQLRHLQELERKLKQNQNAEKKLNKEITSRQEADRKALEAQQKREYKAYKERWKKELSQDEVTPKRQRDATLQSQKDNLRQMEAQEEQRLARGQREYLDLEIRKFRRKKLLIFHSLEQELLREELNKRQQQLEQAHAMLLRHHEKTQELEYRQQRAVHALREDQVHRQHSTELSNQQDYMQRAERDLRKKHALELKQQPKSLKQKEMQIRKQFRETCKIQTRQYKALKAQTLQSTAKDEQKAVIKKLKEEQRRKLALLGDQYEQSIAEMLQKQSIRLDESQEVECHNLKERLNYELEILMAYQSKNKMQAEAQRNRERRELEDRVSVRRALLEQKMELETQEFLRERSERIRLLHERQERELQQFDEESARIGFSALAIAEASKESYPDDESLSGSMLSLAHSNSSTSFPPNSL